One segment of Solanum stenotomum isolate F172 chromosome 1, ASM1918654v1, whole genome shotgun sequence DNA contains the following:
- the LOC125858152 gene encoding uncharacterized protein LOC125858152: MARSRGGAAGGDAPRPADRAPAWGRRRPRDRERAAASVQEREEDPEPVADPSALRIPDQPVGPGPSQPPPGLVLTPDLQAAIAQLLGVLGGMQQPPAPATPALVPQDQPSVRVPQVQVPKDRKYFYYARIRQVQMT, translated from the coding sequence ATGGCTCGCTCGCGAGGTGGCGCGGCCGGGGGTGATGCACCCAGGCCTGCAGACAGAGCCCCAGCTTGGGGTAGACGCCGACCCCGAGATCGAGAGAGGGCTGCAGCATCAGTCCAGGAGAGAGAGGAGGATCCAGAACCAGTAGCAGACCCTTCAGCACTTCGTATACCAGATCAGCCGGTGGGGCCAGGGCCATCCCAGCCGCCACCCGGACTAGTTTTGACTCCAGATCTCCAGGCCGCTATTGCTCAGCTCTTAGGTGTGCTTGGGGGGATGCAGCAGCCACCTGCCCCAGCTACACCAGCACTAGTACCTCAGGATCAGCCTTCAGTGAGGGTACCTCAGGTCCAGGTNCCAAAAGATAGAAAATACTTCTATTATGCTAGAATAAGACAGGTACAAATGACTTGA
- the LOC125864084 gene encoding serine carboxypeptidase-like 45 isoform X2: MVPWLCIFFSYLLFYKSSCELITSLPGQPPNILFKQYSGYIVTNSQNGRSLFYYFVEADSENAASLPLTLWLNGGPGCSSVGYGAFMEHGPFRPGKDGSLIKNNFSWNLESNMLYVDSPIGVGFSYSNTSSDNINWDDTATAKENLQFILKWFKKFPRYRNSDVYLTGESYAGHYVPQFAVLLLDYNRTPNVKPIKLKSIALGNPLLDIDISVKSAEYLWAHGVISDELLDMHKTICNETKFIMEYTHNETSNECAKVMELRTEEMGNDIVKYDILLPKCVSSDAAGQLKALGNLAIVHDKFDKKVGKVADPCLNEWINLYLNKPEVQKALHANTTNLPYSWEVCSGPLQYKMEDAAIDIIPLLSNILKQHIPILLFSGDQDSILPLTQTRKIAKLLAQDLKLVALDKYGPWYDGLQIGGWSQSFGGVREGKNVTYLTFATIRGASHEVPYTSPSQALTLFRAFLRGYPPPRKSSAIAAL, translated from the exons ATGGTTCCATGGTTGTGtatctttttttcttacttGTTGTTCTACAAATCAAGTTGTGAGCTCATAACTTCTCTTCCTGGACAACCTCCAAATATACTCTTCAAACAATACTCTGGTTATATTGTTACAAATTCTCAAAATGGTAGAtctctcttttattattttgtcgAAGCGGATTCAGAAAATGCAGCATCACTTCCCCTTACTCTCTGGCTCAATGGAG GCCCTGGTTGTTCATCTGTGGGTTATGGTGCTTTTATGGAACATGGTCCTTTTCGTCCAGGGAAAGATGGGAGCCTaatcaaaaacaatttttcttgGAATTTGG AATCAAACATGTTATATGTGGACTCCCCGATTGGAGTAGGATTTTCGTACTCAAATACAAGCTCAGACAACATCAATTGGGATGATACAGCAACAG CTAAGGAAAATCTCCAATTCATCCTCAAATGGTTCAAGAAGTTCCCTCGATATAGAAACTCGGATGTGTACTTAACCGGGGAGAGTTATGCAG GTCATTATGTACCACAGTTTGCAGTATTGCTGCTTGATTACAACAGAACGCCTAATGTTAAACCGATCAAGCTTAAATCAATCGCA CTAGGGAATCCACTCCTAGATATTGATATAAGCGTGAAGTCTGCTGAATATCTATGGGCACACGGTGTCATTTCTGATGAACTTCTTGATATGCATAAAACAATCTGTAATGAAACAAAGTTCATCATGGAGTATACACATAATGAGACATCTAACGAATGTGCAAAAGTGATGGAATTAAGAACGGAAGAGATGGGAAACGATATAGTGAAGTATGACATACTCTTGCCAAAATGTGTATCTTCTGATGCTGCAGGACAGCTAAAGGCCCTTGGTAACCTCGCCATAGTACACGACAAG TTTGATAAGAAAGTTGGAAAAGTTGCTGATCCATGTCTTAATGAATGGATAAATTTGTATCTTAACAAGCCAGAAGTTCAAAAGGCACTACATGCTAACACCACTAACCTGCCATATTCGTGGGAGGTTTGTTCGGG ACCCCTTCAGTATAAGATGGAAGATGCAGCTATAGACATTATACCTCTGCTGTCAAATATTCTAAAACAGCATATCCCAATTCTGCTTTTCAG TGGAGATCAAGATTCAATACTCCCACTTACCCAAACTAGGAAAATTGCTAAACTACTTGCTCAAGATTTAAAGCTAGTTGCTTTAGACAAATATGGTCCTTGGTATGATGGCTTGCAG ATTGGAGGATGGAGTCAATCATTTGGAGGGGTAAGAGAAGGCAAAAATGTAACATATTTAACATTTGCTACAATTAGAGGTGCATCTCATGAAGTGCCTTATACTTCTCCTTCACAAGCTCTTACTCTTTTTAGAGCATTTTTGAGAGGATATCCTCCACCACGAAAGAGCAGCGCCATTGCAGCGCTGTAG
- the LOC125864084 gene encoding serine carboxypeptidase-like 45 isoform X1, with the protein MVPWLCIFFSYLLFYKSSCELITSLPGQPPNILFKQYSGYIVTNSQNGRSLFYYFVEADSENAASLPLTLWLNGGPGCSSVGYGAFMEHGPFRPGKDGSLIKNNFSWNLESNMLYVDSPIGVGFSYSNTSSDNINWDDTATVFDFTAKENLQFILKWFKKFPRYRNSDVYLTGESYAGHYVPQFAVLLLDYNRTPNVKPIKLKSIALGNPLLDIDISVKSAEYLWAHGVISDELLDMHKTICNETKFIMEYTHNETSNECAKVMELRTEEMGNDIVKYDILLPKCVSSDAAGQLKALGNLAIVHDKFDKKVGKVADPCLNEWINLYLNKPEVQKALHANTTNLPYSWEVCSGPLQYKMEDAAIDIIPLLSNILKQHIPILLFSGDQDSILPLTQTRKIAKLLAQDLKLVALDKYGPWYDGLQIGGWSQSFGGVREGKNVTYLTFATIRGASHEVPYTSPSQALTLFRAFLRGYPPPRKSSAIAAL; encoded by the exons ATGGTTCCATGGTTGTGtatctttttttcttacttGTTGTTCTACAAATCAAGTTGTGAGCTCATAACTTCTCTTCCTGGACAACCTCCAAATATACTCTTCAAACAATACTCTGGTTATATTGTTACAAATTCTCAAAATGGTAGAtctctcttttattattttgtcgAAGCGGATTCAGAAAATGCAGCATCACTTCCCCTTACTCTCTGGCTCAATGGAG GCCCTGGTTGTTCATCTGTGGGTTATGGTGCTTTTATGGAACATGGTCCTTTTCGTCCAGGGAAAGATGGGAGCCTaatcaaaaacaatttttcttgGAATTTGG AATCAAACATGTTATATGTGGACTCCCCGATTGGAGTAGGATTTTCGTACTCAAATACAAGCTCAGACAACATCAATTGGGATGATACAGCAACAG TGTTTGATTTTACAGCTAAGGAAAATCTCCAATTCATCCTCAAATGGTTCAAGAAGTTCCCTCGATATAGAAACTCGGATGTGTACTTAACCGGGGAGAGTTATGCAG GTCATTATGTACCACAGTTTGCAGTATTGCTGCTTGATTACAACAGAACGCCTAATGTTAAACCGATCAAGCTTAAATCAATCGCA CTAGGGAATCCACTCCTAGATATTGATATAAGCGTGAAGTCTGCTGAATATCTATGGGCACACGGTGTCATTTCTGATGAACTTCTTGATATGCATAAAACAATCTGTAATGAAACAAAGTTCATCATGGAGTATACACATAATGAGACATCTAACGAATGTGCAAAAGTGATGGAATTAAGAACGGAAGAGATGGGAAACGATATAGTGAAGTATGACATACTCTTGCCAAAATGTGTATCTTCTGATGCTGCAGGACAGCTAAAGGCCCTTGGTAACCTCGCCATAGTACACGACAAG TTTGATAAGAAAGTTGGAAAAGTTGCTGATCCATGTCTTAATGAATGGATAAATTTGTATCTTAACAAGCCAGAAGTTCAAAAGGCACTACATGCTAACACCACTAACCTGCCATATTCGTGGGAGGTTTGTTCGGG ACCCCTTCAGTATAAGATGGAAGATGCAGCTATAGACATTATACCTCTGCTGTCAAATATTCTAAAACAGCATATCCCAATTCTGCTTTTCAG TGGAGATCAAGATTCAATACTCCCACTTACCCAAACTAGGAAAATTGCTAAACTACTTGCTCAAGATTTAAAGCTAGTTGCTTTAGACAAATATGGTCCTTGGTATGATGGCTTGCAG ATTGGAGGATGGAGTCAATCATTTGGAGGGGTAAGAGAAGGCAAAAATGTAACATATTTAACATTTGCTACAATTAGAGGTGCATCTCATGAAGTGCCTTATACTTCTCCTTCACAAGCTCTTACTCTTTTTAGAGCATTTTTGAGAGGATATCCTCCACCACGAAAGAGCAGCGCCATTGCAGCGCTGTAG